One window from the genome of Bradyrhizobium xenonodulans encodes:
- a CDS encoding glutathione S-transferase family protein gives MITLYHCDAARSFRPLWMLEEMGLPYELKMLPFPPRVFAKEYLALNPLGTIPFMVDGETKMTESSGICHYLGIKYGPTPLMVGSEDPAYGAFLNWMYFSDATLTFPQTLVLRYTQLEPEERRNPQVAGDYAKWFLGRLRAVEAATANAETLCAGRFTAADIVIGYALRLADSIGLAKDFGPNVAAYWARLQQRDGFKRAVAAEQKAGVEQNVAPRVRA, from the coding sequence ATGATCACGCTCTATCACTGCGATGCCGCGCGCTCGTTCCGTCCGCTCTGGATGCTGGAGGAGATGGGGCTGCCGTATGAACTGAAGATGCTGCCGTTCCCGCCGCGAGTGTTCGCCAAGGAGTACCTTGCGCTCAATCCGCTGGGCACAATCCCCTTCATGGTCGACGGCGAGACGAAGATGACGGAGTCCTCCGGCATCTGCCACTATCTCGGCATCAAATATGGACCGACGCCGTTGATGGTCGGCTCCGAAGATCCCGCCTATGGCGCCTTCCTGAACTGGATGTATTTCAGCGACGCCACGTTAACCTTCCCGCAAACGCTGGTGCTCCGCTACACCCAGCTCGAGCCGGAGGAGCGCCGCAATCCGCAGGTCGCGGGCGACTATGCCAAATGGTTTTTGGGACGCTTGCGCGCCGTCGAGGCAGCGACCGCGAATGCCGAAACCTTGTGCGCGGGCCGTTTCACCGCCGCTGACATTGTCATTGGTTACGCGCTTCGGCTCGCCGACAGCATCGGGCTCGCGAAGGACTTTGGGCCAAATGTCGCGGCCTATTGGGCGCGATTGCAGCAGCGCGACGGGTTCAAGCGCGCCGTCGCCGCGGAGCAGAAGGCTGGCGTTGAGCAGAATGTTGCACCGCGCGTGAGGGCGTAA
- a CDS encoding acyl-CoA carboxylase subunit beta, whose translation MSILENTISPGSAAYHANRDGMLGLIDRMRALEERTRAASAAAKDRFHKRGQLLPRERVALVLDPGAPFIELSTLAGYMFDVPDAGKSVPGGGVIAGIGFVSGIRCMVSASDSGIDAGALQPYGLDKTLRVQELALENKLPYVQLVESAGANLLRYRVEDFVRGGNIFRNLARLSAAGLPVVTVTHGSSTAGGAYQTGLSDYIVMVRGRTRAFLAGPPLLKAATGEIATEEELGGAEMHTQVSGLGDYLAEDDRDALRIAREIMAALQWERPGKAASEFKPPRYDQDELLGIMPMDHKRPVDMKQVIARIVDDSDFTEMAPNYGPATVCGHARIEGQAIGIITNNGPLDPAGANKATHFIQACCQTRTPILYLNNTTGYMVGKSYEEAGMIKHGSKMIQAVTSATVPQITIYCGASFGAGNYGMCGRGFHPRFCFSWPNAKTAVMGGEQAAETMAIVTEAAAARRGKPVEKEKLDAMKAQIVGVFDGQMDVFSTSARVLDDGVIDPRDTRAVLSEVLAICREGDSRTPQRMQFSVARP comes from the coding sequence ATGTCCATTCTCGAAAACACCATTTCCCCCGGTAGCGCCGCTTACCACGCCAACCGCGACGGCATGCTTGGTCTCATCGACCGCATGCGCGCGCTGGAAGAGCGCACGCGAGCCGCGTCGGCGGCGGCAAAGGATCGCTTCCACAAGCGCGGCCAGTTGCTGCCGCGCGAGCGCGTCGCGCTGGTGCTCGATCCCGGCGCGCCCTTCATCGAGCTGTCGACGCTCGCCGGCTACATGTTCGATGTACCGGATGCCGGCAAGAGCGTGCCCGGCGGCGGCGTCATCGCCGGCATCGGTTTCGTCTCGGGCATCCGCTGCATGGTCAGTGCCAGCGATTCCGGCATCGATGCCGGCGCGCTCCAACCCTACGGCCTCGACAAGACGCTGCGGGTCCAGGAGCTCGCGCTGGAAAACAAGCTGCCTTATGTCCAGCTCGTCGAAAGCGCCGGCGCCAATCTGCTGCGCTACCGTGTCGAGGATTTTGTTCGCGGCGGCAACATCTTTCGTAACCTTGCGCGGCTCTCGGCGGCGGGTCTTCCAGTCGTGACTGTCACGCATGGCTCGTCCACGGCGGGCGGCGCCTACCAAACCGGCCTCTCCGACTACATCGTCATGGTCCGCGGCCGCACCCGCGCCTTCCTTGCGGGCCCGCCACTGTTGAAGGCTGCGACCGGCGAAATCGCGACCGAGGAAGAGCTCGGCGGCGCCGAGATGCACACGCAGGTGTCCGGCCTCGGCGATTATCTCGCCGAGGACGACCGCGATGCGTTGCGTATCGCGCGCGAGATCATGGCGGCGCTGCAATGGGAACGGCCGGGCAAGGCAGCGTCGGAGTTCAAACCGCCGCGTTACGACCAGGACGAGCTGCTCGGCATCATGCCGATGGACCACAAGCGCCCCGTCGACATGAAGCAGGTGATCGCGCGCATCGTCGACGATTCCGATTTCACCGAGATGGCGCCGAATTACGGCCCGGCCACCGTCTGCGGCCATGCCCGCATCGAGGGCCAGGCGATTGGCATCATCACCAACAACGGGCCGCTCGATCCCGCCGGCGCCAACAAGGCGACGCATTTCATCCAGGCCTGCTGCCAGACCCGCACGCCAATCCTCTATCTCAACAACACCACCGGCTACATGGTCGGCAAATCCTACGAAGAAGCCGGCATGATCAAGCACGGCTCGAAAATGATCCAGGCGGTGACGTCAGCGACGGTGCCGCAGATCACCATCTATTGCGGTGCCTCGTTCGGCGCCGGCAATTACGGCATGTGCGGCCGCGGCTTCCATCCGCGCTTCTGCTTTTCCTGGCCCAATGCCAAGACCGCCGTGATGGGGGGCGAGCAGGCCGCCGAGACCATGGCGATCGTGACCGAGGCTGCCGCGGCGCGTCGCGGCAAGCCGGTAGAGAAGGAAAAACTGGATGCGATGAAGGCGCAGATCGTCGGCGTGTTCGACGGCCAGATGGACGTGTTCTCGACCAGCGCCCGGGTGCTCGACGACGGCGTGATCGATCCGCGCGACACCCGCGCGGTGCTGTCCGAAGTGCTCGCGATCTGCCGCGAGGGCGATTCACGTACACCCCAGCGCATGCAGTTTTCGGTGGCCCGCCCATGA
- a CDS encoding acetyl-CoA carboxylase biotin carboxylase subunit produces MRNGSVHQRPFFRVLVANRGEIALRVMRSARQLGLGVVAVYSDADRDALHVKQADQAVRIGEALPAQSYLNIPAIIAAAKASGADAVHPGYGFLAENEDFAQACKDAGLVFIGPSPQAIEAMGNKAGAKEIMKKAGVPVVPGYQGADQGDEIMLAEARKIGFPVMIKAVAGGGGRGMRLVSDAASFADALRSARSEAKAAFGDPTVILERAIQNPRHIEIQVFGDSHGNAIHLGERDCSVQRRHQKLIEEAPSPAVTPELRAKMGEVAVAAVKALRYEGAGTLEFLLDASGAFYFMEMNTRLQVEHPVTEAITGLDLVELQLRVARGEALPVKQQDIRFHGHAIEVRLCSEDAAQDFMPQSGRMARWQVPDGIRVEHALQSGSEIPPFYDSMIAKVISHGATREEARGRLIVGLEQLTAFGVTTNQAFLMSCLRHPGFARGEATTAFIGAYRDALLAPQANVAFGIALAGLLLYVTNPCAPSWQRGRSLSATFPLPAKIDIAGHTHELEVTRERDGSYTVATGGRQDRFEIDQLDSDAIRFRHGGVMDSAKFLRDGDRLYLQHRGIPLAVTDLTLAAPKAAASNGGDGKVRAALNGRVVAVMVKPGDRVIAGQPVLTLEAMKMEHVHKADIDGVVAAIDVAEGEQVTTGRIVVEIGA; encoded by the coding sequence ATGAGGAACGGATCAGTGCATCAACGGCCGTTCTTCAGGGTTCTGGTTGCCAATCGCGGCGAGATCGCACTGCGCGTGATGCGCAGCGCGCGGCAGCTCGGCCTTGGCGTCGTCGCGGTCTATTCGGATGCCGATCGCGACGCGCTCCACGTCAAGCAGGCCGACCAGGCTGTGCGGATTGGTGAAGCCTTGCCGGCGCAATCCTATCTCAACATCCCCGCGATCATCGCAGCTGCCAAGGCGAGCGGCGCGGACGCCGTGCATCCCGGCTACGGCTTCCTCGCCGAGAACGAGGACTTTGCGCAGGCCTGCAAGGATGCCGGCCTCGTCTTCATCGGCCCGTCGCCGCAGGCGATCGAGGCGATGGGCAACAAGGCCGGCGCCAAGGAGATCATGAAGAAGGCCGGCGTGCCTGTCGTGCCCGGCTATCAAGGCGCCGACCAGGGCGACGAAATCATGCTTGCGGAGGCCAGGAAGATCGGCTTCCCCGTGATGATCAAGGCGGTCGCCGGCGGCGGCGGGCGCGGGATGCGGCTCGTGAGCGATGCTGCGTCCTTTGCGGATGCGCTGCGCAGCGCGCGGTCGGAGGCCAAGGCGGCGTTCGGCGATCCCACGGTGATCCTCGAGCGCGCCATCCAGAATCCCCGCCACATCGAGATCCAGGTGTTCGGCGACAGCCACGGCAACGCCATCCATCTCGGCGAGCGCGACTGTTCGGTGCAGCGGCGGCACCAGAAGCTGATCGAGGAGGCGCCGTCGCCCGCCGTGACGCCCGAGCTGCGCGCGAAAATGGGCGAGGTCGCTGTCGCAGCGGTCAAGGCGCTGCGCTACGAGGGCGCCGGCACGCTGGAATTCCTGCTCGATGCGAGCGGCGCGTTCTACTTCATGGAGATGAACACGCGCCTTCAGGTCGAGCATCCCGTGACCGAGGCGATTACCGGGCTCGATCTCGTCGAACTGCAACTGCGCGTCGCGCGCGGCGAGGCGTTGCCGGTGAAACAGCAGGACATTCGCTTCCACGGTCATGCGATCGAGGTGCGGCTCTGCTCGGAAGATGCCGCACAGGATTTCATGCCGCAGTCCGGCCGCATGGCGCGCTGGCAGGTGCCTGACGGCATCCGCGTCGAGCACGCGCTGCAATCAGGCTCGGAGATCCCGCCGTTCTACGATTCCATGATCGCCAAGGTGATCAGCCATGGCGCCACGCGCGAGGAGGCGAGGGGGCGGCTGATCGTCGGCCTGGAGCAGCTCACGGCATTTGGCGTGACGACAAACCAGGCCTTCCTGATGTCTTGCCTGCGTCACCCCGGCTTTGCCAGGGGTGAGGCGACGACGGCCTTCATCGGCGCATATCGCGACGCCCTGCTGGCGCCGCAAGCGAACGTCGCATTCGGCATCGCACTGGCGGGTCTGCTGCTCTACGTGACAAATCCTTGCGCGCCGTCATGGCAGCGTGGCCGTAGCCTGTCGGCAACGTTCCCCCTGCCTGCGAAAATTGATATCGCCGGCCACACGCACGAGCTCGAAGTCACGCGCGAGCGTGATGGCAGCTACACCGTCGCCACCGGCGGCCGGCAGGACAGGTTCGAGATCGATCAGCTCGATTCCGACGCCATCCGCTTCCGCCATGGCGGCGTGATGGACAGCGCGAAATTCCTGCGCGACGGTGACCGGCTCTATCTCCAGCACCGCGGCATCCCGCTCGCGGTCACCGATCTCACCCTGGCTGCGCCGAAGGCCGCTGCAAGCAACGGCGGCGATGGCAAAGTCCGCGCCGCACTGAACGGCCGCGTCGTCGCCGTTATGGTCAAGCCCGGCGACCGCGTCATCGCGGGTCAGCCGGTGCTGACGCTGGAAGCGATGAAGATGGAGCACGTCCACAAGGCCGACATCGACGGCGTGGTCGCCGCGATCGACGTCGCCGAGGGCGAGCAGGTGACGACGGGCAGGATCGTGGTGGAGATCGGGGCGTAG
- a CDS encoding ABC transporter ATP-binding protein, whose translation MTEALLEVIDLKKHYPVRAGVLRRQVGTVHSVDGVSFSLHAGETLGLVGESGCGKSTVARSVLRLVEPTSGQIRLDGEDITRLSKTALRPYRRSMQIVFQDPFASLNPRMTAGDIVGEPLAVHGLATGKALEARVAKLFEQVGLRPDQMRNFPHQFSGGQRQRICIARALALEPRLIVCDEPVSALDVSIQAQVINLLIDLQRQHGFSYLFIAHDLAVVAHISHRVAVMYLGRIVEIADKDELFRNPRHPYTQALLASVPIANPLAKKLAPLVDGDVPSPVNPPSGCAFHTRCRFAMERCKTERPALVDAGAGHQVACLLNEGTGRSNAIP comes from the coding sequence ATGACCGAGGCGTTGCTCGAAGTCATCGATCTCAAGAAGCACTATCCGGTGCGCGCCGGCGTGCTGCGCCGGCAGGTCGGCACCGTCCATTCGGTCGACGGCGTCTCGTTCTCGCTTCATGCCGGCGAGACATTGGGGCTGGTCGGCGAATCCGGCTGCGGGAAATCGACCGTGGCGCGCAGCGTGCTGCGGCTGGTCGAGCCGACCTCCGGCCAGATCCGTCTCGACGGCGAGGACATTACCCGTCTCTCCAAGACCGCGCTGCGCCCGTACCGGCGCTCGATGCAGATCGTGTTCCAGGACCCGTTCGCCTCGCTCAATCCGCGCATGACCGCGGGCGACATCGTCGGCGAGCCGCTCGCCGTACACGGCCTCGCGACCGGCAAGGCGCTGGAGGCGCGGGTCGCAAAGCTGTTCGAGCAGGTGGGACTGCGGCCCGACCAGATGCGTAACTTTCCGCATCAGTTCTCCGGCGGCCAGCGCCAGCGCATCTGCATCGCACGGGCGCTTGCGCTGGAGCCACGGCTGATCGTCTGCGACGAGCCGGTGTCCGCGCTCGACGTCTCGATCCAGGCGCAGGTGATCAATCTCCTGATCGACCTGCAGCGCCAGCACGGCTTCTCCTATCTCTTCATCGCGCACGACCTCGCCGTGGTCGCCCATATCAGCCACCGCGTCGCCGTGATGTATCTCGGCCGCATCGTCGAGATCGCCGACAAGGACGAGTTGTTCCGCAATCCCAGGCATCCCTACACGCAGGCCCTGCTCGCCTCCGTGCCGATCGCCAATCCGCTCGCAAAGAAGCTCGCCCCGCTGGTCGACGGCGACGTGCCGAGCCCGGTCAATCCGCCGTCCGGCTGCGCGTTTCACACCCGCTGCCGGTTTGCGATGGAGCGGTGCAAGACCGAGCGGCCGGCGCTGGTGGACGCGGGTGCCGGGCACCAGGTGGCGTGCTTGCTCAATGAGGGGACGGGGCGGAGCAACGCGATCCCGTAG
- a CDS encoding ABC transporter ATP-binding protein — translation MADQSNLVLEVKNLKTVFFTNSGLFKAVDDISFTVKRGETLAIVGESGCGKSVTALSLMRLVPDPPGRIVGGSISLEGTDLLALDEAGMRAVRGNRISMIFQEPMTSLNPVMRIGDQIVEAVRLHRNLSNREAQDVAVEMLRLVRIPEPARRAREYPHQLSGGMRQRAMIAMALACRPALLIADEPTTALDVTIQAQILALILDLQKELGTGLVLITHDLGVVAQTAQRVIVMYAGRKVEEASVEALFAAPKHPYTRGLMASIPAVPAPGVAAQERLNEIPGTVPSLVRLPKGCAFAPRCKLAIKRCEEYPPLMDWGGGHLAACWRAAEVAEVA, via the coding sequence ATGGCTGATCAATCCAATCTCGTGCTCGAGGTGAAGAACCTGAAGACGGTGTTCTTCACGAATTCCGGCCTGTTCAAGGCGGTTGATGACATTTCATTCACCGTGAAGCGCGGCGAGACGCTGGCGATCGTGGGCGAATCCGGTTGCGGCAAGAGCGTCACTGCGCTGTCGCTGATGCGGCTCGTCCCCGATCCGCCCGGCCGCATTGTCGGCGGCTCGATCTCGCTCGAAGGCACCGATCTGCTGGCGCTGGACGAGGCCGGGATGCGTGCTGTCAGGGGCAACCGCATCTCCATGATCTTCCAGGAGCCGATGACGTCGCTCAACCCGGTGATGCGGATCGGCGACCAGATCGTCGAGGCCGTGCGGCTGCATCGGAACCTGTCCAACCGCGAGGCGCAGGACGTCGCAGTCGAGATGCTGCGGCTGGTGCGCATTCCTGAACCGGCCCGGCGCGCGCGCGAGTATCCGCATCAGCTCTCCGGCGGCATGCGCCAGCGCGCGATGATCGCGATGGCGCTGGCCTGCCGGCCGGCGCTGCTGATCGCGGACGAGCCGACCACCGCGCTCGACGTCACCATCCAGGCGCAGATTCTGGCGCTGATCCTCGATCTCCAGAAGGAGCTCGGCACCGGCCTCGTGCTGATCACGCATGATCTCGGCGTCGTCGCGCAGACCGCGCAGCGCGTGATCGTGATGTATGCGGGGCGGAAGGTCGAGGAAGCCAGTGTCGAGGCGCTGTTCGCCGCGCCAAAGCATCCCTATACGCGCGGGCTGATGGCCTCGATCCCGGCCGTGCCGGCCCCCGGCGTCGCCGCGCAGGAGCGGCTCAACGAAATCCCCGGCACCGTGCCCTCGCTGGTGCGCCTGCCCAAGGGCTGTGCATTCGCACCGCGCTGCAAGCTCGCGATCAAACGCTGCGAGGAATATCCGCCGCTCATGGACTGGGGCGGCGGCCACCTTGCCGCCTGCTGGCGTGCGGCTGAAGTGGCGGAGGTGGCATGA
- a CDS encoding ABC transporter permease produces MAAIDFDVELRRAGAHATGGWRRVLFLAQRHVLGAAGLIIMAVFVLTAIFADFIARYDPLTVDAARALARPSLAHWMGTDSFGRDVFSRIIHGARISLAVGIGSTALGGTIGVIVGLTSGYLSGWVDLVFQRISDVLQALPLLVLALIMTAALGPSLPNVILAIAIPLIPTVSRVTRANTLALRELPFVEAAKSIGMSEVRIALRHVLPNTLAPLIVLATAQLGSTILTEASLSFLGLGIPEPYPSWGRMLSESAAEYVRTAPWLVIFPGIAISLAVFGANLFGDALRDILDPRQRG; encoded by the coding sequence TTGGCCGCGATCGACTTTGACGTTGAACTGAGGCGCGCCGGAGCGCACGCGACCGGCGGCTGGCGGCGCGTGCTGTTCCTGGCGCAGCGCCACGTGCTGGGCGCGGCCGGGCTGATCATTATGGCGGTGTTCGTGCTGACGGCGATCTTCGCCGACTTCATCGCGCGCTATGATCCCCTCACGGTCGATGCCGCGCGTGCGCTGGCGCGCCCAAGCTTGGCGCACTGGATGGGCACGGACTCCTTCGGCCGCGACGTGTTCAGCCGCATCATCCACGGCGCGCGGATCTCGCTCGCGGTCGGGATCGGCTCGACCGCGCTCGGCGGCACCATCGGCGTGATCGTCGGACTGACCTCCGGCTATCTCTCCGGCTGGGTCGATCTCGTGTTTCAGCGCATCTCCGACGTCCTCCAGGCGTTGCCGCTGCTGGTGCTGGCCCTGATCATGACGGCCGCGCTCGGGCCATCGCTGCCGAATGTCATCCTGGCCATTGCCATTCCGCTGATCCCGACCGTCTCGCGTGTCACCCGCGCCAACACGCTGGCGCTGCGTGAACTGCCATTCGTCGAGGCCGCCAAGTCGATCGGCATGAGCGAGGTGCGGATCGCGCTGCGCCATGTGCTGCCGAACACGCTGGCGCCGCTGATCGTGCTGGCGACCGCGCAGCTCGGCTCGACCATCCTGACCGAGGCCTCGCTCTCCTTCCTCGGCCTCGGCATTCCCGAGCCTTATCCGTCGTGGGGCCGCATGCTCTCCGAATCTGCCGCCGAATATGTCCGCACAGCGCCGTGGCTGGTGATCTTCCCGGGCATCGCCATCAGCCTCGCCGTGTTCGGCGCCAATTTGTTCGGCGACGCCCTGCGCGACATCCTCGATCCCCGGCAGCGCGGCTGA
- a CDS encoding 3-keto-5-aminohexanoate cleavage protein, translated as MSDKAVITCALNGVLTDPKQHNVPVTPEQMAREAKAAFDAGASIMHIHLRQQAPDKGHLPSWDVSVSKEIQHAIREACPGAIINHTSGVSGPNYSGALDCIRETRPEIAACNAGSLNYLKVKADNTWAWPPMMFDNSVEKVKDYLDVMNEVGTIPEFECFDVGIVRCVGMYRQVGMYKGPLEYNFVMGVASGMPSDPELLPILIKLKRPEAHFQVTAIGREEIWPLHQRCAELGGHLRTGLEDAFYLADGKKVTSNGQLIEAIAACARRAGREIASPAEARKIFGTNR; from the coding sequence ATGAGCGACAAGGCCGTCATCACCTGCGCGCTGAACGGCGTGCTCACCGACCCGAAGCAGCACAATGTGCCCGTGACGCCTGAGCAGATGGCGCGCGAGGCCAAGGCTGCGTTCGATGCCGGCGCGTCCATTATGCACATCCATCTGCGCCAGCAGGCGCCGGACAAGGGACACCTGCCGTCCTGGGACGTCAGTGTCAGCAAGGAAATCCAGCACGCGATCCGCGAAGCCTGCCCCGGCGCCATCATCAATCACACCTCGGGCGTCTCGGGGCCGAACTACTCGGGCGCGCTCGATTGCATCCGCGAGACCAGGCCGGAGATCGCCGCCTGCAACGCCGGCTCGCTGAACTATCTGAAGGTGAAAGCCGACAACACATGGGCCTGGCCGCCGATGATGTTCGACAATTCGGTCGAGAAGGTGAAGGACTATCTCGACGTCATGAACGAAGTCGGCACCATCCCCGAATTCGAGTGCTTTGACGTCGGCATCGTGCGTTGCGTCGGCATGTACCGCCAAGTCGGCATGTACAAGGGCCCGCTCGAATATAACTTCGTGATGGGCGTCGCTTCGGGAATGCCCTCCGATCCCGAGCTGCTGCCGATCCTGATCAAGCTGAAGCGGCCCGAAGCGCATTTCCAGGTCACGGCGATCGGCCGCGAAGAGATCTGGCCGCTGCACCAGCGTTGCGCCGAGCTCGGCGGCCACTTGCGCACCGGTCTCGAGGACGCCTTCTATCTCGCCGACGGCAAGAAGGTGACGTCGAACGGTCAGCTGATCGAGGCGATCGCCGCCTGCGCCCGCCGCGCCGGCCGCGAGATCGCGAGCCCCGCCGAGGCGCGGAAGATTTTTGGGACGAACAGGTAA
- a CDS encoding helix-turn-helix domain-containing protein — MEDNGRESDHLMLITPERVFYAGLLGRPRKRTPGCCHVYVAVKGNLHLTIDDALATGELFVTLPNQRHSIASDYRTAISVTLEPESMPDGVIEALAARLMGPERAVYARKILAAYTLLRQRRYGDITTAEFDEMCFGEALPRRVLDPRVTRAVARIERFSGEPVTADTCAAEAGLSASRFLHLFKEETGISFRSFRAWKRARHLLHFANQDLNLAHLAQDIGYPDSTHFSHSIRRFYGLKPRAIFVGSRDLAIYRSTETVRLAEAS; from the coding sequence ATGGAAGATAACGGTCGCGAATCCGACCATCTGATGCTGATCACGCCGGAGCGGGTGTTCTATGCCGGCCTGCTCGGCCGCCCGCGCAAGCGCACCCCGGGCTGCTGCCATGTCTATGTGGCGGTGAAGGGCAATCTGCACCTGACGATCGACGATGCCCTCGCCACCGGCGAGCTGTTCGTCACCCTGCCGAACCAGCGGCATTCCATCGCTAGCGACTACCGCACTGCAATCAGCGTGACTCTCGAGCCCGAGAGCATGCCCGATGGCGTGATCGAGGCTTTGGCCGCGCGGCTGATGGGACCGGAGCGCGCGGTCTATGCCCGCAAGATCCTCGCCGCCTACACGCTGCTGCGCCAGCGCCGCTATGGCGACATCACCACCGCCGAATTCGACGAGATGTGCTTTGGCGAGGCGTTGCCCCGCCGCGTGCTCGACCCGCGCGTGACGCGAGCGGTCGCCCGCATCGAGCGTTTCTCCGGCGAGCCGGTGACGGCGGATACTTGTGCAGCCGAAGCGGGTCTCTCGGCGTCGCGCTTCCTGCATCTGTTCAAGGAGGAGACCGGCATCTCGTTCCGCTCATTCCGCGCCTGGAAGCGTGCGCGGCATTTGCTGCACTTCGCCAACCAGGACCTCAACCTCGCCCATCTCGCGCAGGACATCGGCTATCCCGATAGCACCCATTTCAGCCATTCGATCCGCCGCTTCTACGGATTGAAGCCGCGCGCGATTTTCGTCGGCTCGCGCGATCTTGCGATCTATCGCAGCACCGAGACGGTGCGGCTTGCGGAGGCGAGCTAG
- a CDS encoding ABC transporter permease has translation MFAYLVRRLFLMLVTLFGISVVIFFLLRIVPGNIVDILFAAAGYVDPADKANLEKELGIDQPLIVQYWHWISGFLRGDFGYSYVSEKPALQEILPRIPITARLAGLALLFSASIGIPLGVISAVKQGTRLDYGLRVVSLSGLSLPSFWLGLLILTASVAMFGQMPIFNPNPQTWLEAFATYAVPAAAVGFRSAALTMRITRSSMLEVLRQDYIRTARAKGASDAAVNYQHALKNAILPVITVIGIEAAFLIGGLIVTETVFNIPGVARFLVEAIRWRDYPIVQNLVMLIAVVVVSANFIVDMLYAVFDPRIRYTD, from the coding sequence ATGTTTGCCTATCTGGTGCGGCGCCTGTTCCTGATGCTCGTGACCCTGTTCGGGATCTCGGTCGTCATCTTCTTCCTGCTGCGCATCGTGCCCGGCAACATCGTCGACATCCTGTTTGCCGCGGCCGGCTACGTCGATCCCGCCGACAAGGCCAATCTGGAGAAGGAGCTCGGCATCGATCAGCCGCTGATCGTGCAATATTGGCACTGGATCAGCGGCTTTCTGCGCGGCGACTTCGGCTACTCCTACGTCTCAGAGAAGCCGGCGCTGCAGGAGATTTTGCCGCGGATTCCGATCACCGCGCGGCTTGCCGGCCTGGCGCTGTTGTTCTCGGCGTCGATCGGCATTCCCTTAGGCGTCATCAGCGCGGTGAAGCAGGGCACAAGGCTCGACTACGGCTTGCGCGTCGTCAGCCTCAGCGGCTTGTCGCTGCCCTCGTTCTGGCTCGGCCTGCTCATCCTCACCGCCTCGGTGGCGATGTTCGGCCAGATGCCGATCTTCAATCCCAATCCGCAGACCTGGCTCGAAGCCTTCGCGACCTATGCCGTGCCCGCCGCCGCCGTCGGCTTCCGCAGCGCCGCGCTGACCATGCGCATCACCCGCTCCTCGATGCTGGAGGTGCTGCGGCAGGATTACATCCGCACCGCCCGCGCCAAGGGCGCCTCCGATGCCGCCGTGAATTATCAGCACGCGCTGAAGAACGCGATCCTGCCCGTCATCACCGTGATCGGCATCGAGGCGGCGTTCCTGATCGGCGGCCTGATCGTGACCGAGACCGTGTTCAACATCCCCGGCGTCGCGCGCTTTCTGGTCGAGGCGATCCGCTGGCGCGACTATCCGATCGTGCAGAACCTCGTGATGCTGATTGCCGTCGTCGTGGTGAGCGCGAATTTCATCGTCGATATGCTGTACGCGGTGTTCGACCCGCGGATCAGGTACACGGATTAG